taagcAATCCACACGGATCAAAACGACAGGGACACGGCGAGGGTCGAGACACTCCAAAGCGAGACCACCTTTCGAGGTGCGGGACTGCCTTTTGAGGTCTGGAAACGATCCAAAGCGGGCCAAAACAGTGGCTAGAAACTCACATGATATAGTTCCGTTTGGTGGCTGTCAAAGCTGCTCCGGTGGTTGCTTGGGGTCGAAATGGGCCTCAGGGCTGGTCGCAGGTCCAAGTGAGCTGTGGCAGCTCTTCACGGCAGCTCCGGCAACTTCCACACGGCTCAGGCAGCTTGCTGGATGGCGAGTAGGACTAAACGACACTGCTAGGACAGCGGAAAAAGGGCGCAGCTGGCGCAGGGCTTGCAGGCGAGAATGAACGCACGTCAGTGGCGTGTGGTGGCTCCGGCGGATGGTGAGCGGCGTCAACGAGGGAGAGAGCTGGTCTGTTTGGTTTTTTGGATTTGTTGGGGCTTCAAGCAAGCTGGGATGAAGGTTGGTTGACGggggaggagaggaaggggaaaGGAGGAGGGGACTAGCTTGCTCTATGGAGGGGACCACTAAAATCTTACTAGGAGATGGATTTCAATCGCATTTACAAGgaatttcacccaaaaaaaataataataattggaacCTTGGGCTGATACAAACAAGGAAAGGACAACGCCAAAGTGCAAAATGGAAAGATGAAATATAGACGCCCCTTGGAGATACCCTAATTATAAATTCACAATCATAACATTGGGCAAgataaaaatttatcatatttgaTTGTGACAACCTTTATAGGGAATAGATAAAAATGCCCAAATTATGCACACGACAAAATGATTGCCTCCATCACTAGTCATGGACGGCCCGATGTGAACTTACTTCATTGATCACCAGCATCATTGATTGAAAATTCAGCATTTAGGGATATAACATCGCTTGACTATCTTCATCTCAAATAGTTTCACTTAAGCACAATCAACTAAGAAGTGCCTAAGAGAGAAAGACGGCATGGTCATTTATCCAAATCCATCGTAACTTGATAAGTATTATTGACTTGGATAAATTGAAACTTAATGTTTCGAAagcacctaaattttttttagttgaTTATGGTTTCCTTTTTCTCCATGGAGTCTCTAGAAACACAAACACCTCTGCCTAATTTGCTCTCCAGCTGATAGTAGGGGTGTTCCTCTCGCCCTTAGTGTCGATAATCATCACCGTCAATCATGTTGTCTTGGTAAGGACGAGTCTAGGCCTGTGCAAAGACCATTTCCTTTTTGCTTATCCCAAGTTTCGAACTTGAGAAATCAGGTCTCCAGTCTTTTGCACACGAGTTGCTGGGCTCTGCAAATGGACTTCTCTTGCAGTGTTCGGAGTCCGGACAGGCGAAGAGAAGGACGCCCAAAAACCGACGGCGATCCTAAGGTTGCCCCCGACACGTTGTCGTTCACATAGTGGTCTTCAGTCGTCGGAGAGAATCTTTGAGGATACTGCCAAAACCTTTTGTCACTTCTTGACAATCCTTGATTGCAAACGCCTTCGAGTCGAGCGAAGTCAACACCGCAACTTTCTCTTCCGACCTGGAACAAATTTCATTGTCCGAGTGACGTAAGTAATGACGCCCGCAAGACTCCAATCTTTCCCTTATTAAAATTCATTCTTTTCCCATGTTGCCATTCACAAATCGTCACATTCTTCCACTGATTCCTCACTCCTAGTGCGTCCCGCATTTGCCGGGTTTCTGGGGAAGAGAGGAAGATGTCGAGTTCTCAGTGTTTTGAGAACCCACCGGACCTGAGCTCGACTTGCGGAGTGGGGCGTGTTGAAGAGCTTGCAGGGCTCAAGACTTACGTCACTGGCCCTTCCGATTCCAAGCGTGCTGTTATTCTCATCGCCGACGTTTTTGGTATTGAACCCATTTCTTGGATTCTGATTTTGTGTTCCTTCTCTTAGTTGGATCTTTCTTTTGGTCAATTACGTACTTCTTCTTGGTTCTTTGTCGTTCTTGTGCTTTTCGGTCCATTGAATGGCTGCTTGATTGATCGTTTGCTTATCTGTTTGTGCAGGGTATGAGGCTCCTAAGCTGAGGTATGGTGTGGTTACTTGCATAGAATCTTTCTTGGGTTGTTCTAtgtatattttgttttttagtgCCATTTTTGAAGTTAATAACTCTGTCTTGTCCTTAGAGCATACATTTGAAAGCTCTTgactttttgttcatctttcaCCTGTGATGCTCTGACAAGCATTACACAGGACATGAGGGTGAGGCCAATTCATTTGGGATGAGTGTGCTCGGTGTTTTTCCGTCTCTGAGTTAAAACATCATCAATTGAAGTGCATATACTCGTGACTTTGTGGCACTTTCCACTGACATGTGGTAGACATTGCTTGATTCAACATAAGTTACAATTTCTTGTTCTAGTAAAATTTGCTACGGCTTGGCTGTTCATACTATGCAGTTTCATCTTGAGATAGAGTGAGCTTCAGTTTCAACACTAACATTGTATAGCTGGGATCGCCTTGTTAGCAGTCATGGCATTCTGTGTGTTCACAAGATTGAAAATGATAGAGTTACCTTATCAAATTGTCATACTTATTTGTGTGCTGCTTTCATTGTAAAGAAAACTTGCAGATAAGGTCGCATCAGCTGGATTCTTGGTGGTTGTACCTGATTTCTTGTATGGAGATCCCATTGATCTCAGTAATCCTAATTTTGATAGAGGAGCTTGGAAGAAAATTCATAGCACGGTGAGTTTTTCACTCCTTCAGGCTGTGAAAGTATTGAAGTACATTTAGAATTCAGTGGAAACAAGGGCCTTCCTATGTGCAAACTTGATTTCTTGACTCATATCACATGCAGTAACTTGCATCAGTAGCTAGACCTGGTTGGAGTTTGGTggtcatttgaaaaattttgggCGCCCATCTGGATCTGTATTTTACCAAATTCTAAATGCGATAAATGAGACAGCATCAGTAGAATGAAAGCCTCATGAATTTTCATGTCACCAGTTTTTTAGCTGTGTTTTTGTGACCGTTACCTTATTTGCTTCTTTAGGATAAAGGGTATGAAGATGTGAAGCCAGTGATTTCTGCACTTAGGAGTAAAGGCATGTCCGCCATTGGGGCTGCAGGATTTTGTTGGGGAGGTGAAATTTTCTGAATTCACTCTCACAGTTTTGAGGAGGTTATAAGGTTTAGCAATGGGAAGTTTGTTCTACATTCACCATTGAAAAACTCACTCTGTCCACTTGAAAAAAAGTTCTTTGAAGTCTTTAAAAAGAGCTTGTCTATACTTTTCAGGAAAGGTACTAGTGAAATTAGCAGGCATTGAAGACATTCAAGCAGCAGTTATTCTGCACCCTGGTCATATGACTGAAGATGAAATCCAAGGTAAAGCTATGCCAGTAAAcacttgccattttcttttcagCCCCAGCAatataatttcttcatgagGGTGTTAGACTTGGTACTGGGTACGGGAGGCTTTTTgggctaattttcttttcaaccacAGCAATATGCTTATGAATAATTAAGTTTGTGAATTCTGGAGAGAATCTGCAAATGCAGCCAAGAGGGATGAGGAAACCTGCTATGAGAACTCTGGTCAAATAGAAGAAATCAATAGCGCATTGTCTGACTTGAGAAGTGTTCCTTCAACTGAATCCGATTTGTCTGTTCTTTGTTCAGCTGTCAAGATTCCAACTGCCATATTGGGAGCCGAGATTGACCATGCTTCCCCGCCTGAAGAACTGAAAAAGTTTGGGGAGATCATGTCAGCTAAAACTGAAGTAAGTGTCTTAGGCTGTTTTGTGCATTTGTTGCAAATGAATTGTCAGACAGTGCAATCGTTATTCCACATTGTCAGTTTGCTCTCAAAGCACTTCTCTCCAGTTATTTCTACACATCACTAATTCAGAGACCTCGGTTTTGCAGTTTGAGAGTTACGTGAAAATATTCCCTAGTGTTAGTCATGGATGGAGTGTGAGGTATGACGACAACAACGATTTTGCTGTCAAGAGTGCTGAAGAGGCCCAAAAGGACATGTTGAATTGGTTTTTGAAGCATGTCAAGTGAAGAGAAGGAATTTTCGAAGAATATAGTGAGGGATGCAGTAGACGACTGCATTGTGTGAGAGATGAACAAGTTGAGGACTGGTCATCTGTTTAGGACTAGTGATCTACTGTAATATTCGGCGAGGAAACAGCATACTGTACTGTCGTTCCGTAGACAATAAGATAAGCGGTTTCGTCCCTCAAACTTTGaagattgaaaataaaatatgtcgCGTCGAGTTGTATCATGCCGATTTGGATGCATTTCTGGTCCAAATTGACTGGAGGTGTTCGCTGTCAACTAGACGAGGACCACAAGGGGAATATAGAATAGCatattctttcttcattttccattttcctttttcattctaGAAGGATACGGAGTTCCACAATGGTATCAGCAAAAGTGGGCGATATATAGATTTTACAGGACCGCTCCAACTCAAATTCATGCGTcaaattttgaatagaaactcTATTAAAGATACACGATCTCAACATTATATTAGtcgagaaggaaaaagagatggAAGTAAGCACATGGAGAACGAATCAACCATTCAAATTTGTTACACAAAAACCTATTCGTCTTGTATATTTCTAGGAGTAATCACTTTCTGAGTAGGTTGGTTCCAACTAAAACCAAAAGCCTATTCTGAGACTTCTGGTTCCAAAAGATTTTAACCAAGAACCAAACTGGTTGTAGTTTTGAAACCGCCTGTTCTTGATTGGCCAATTCCATTTAGGAAGCCTTTGACAACCAGTCAAACaatgaaaatttctattcttttgttattgggagtagatttgaaatagaaattcatttgaaatagaaattcgtttggtaaaaattttgtttctgtaaacaaatttctattttttttccgaaagtagatttgtaatagaattgagaagtaaaaaaaaaaaattgattatttattttcgggaacaatttcagAATTGagccaacttattttttttttctcttctatcttcttgttcttcttgtttAGCTGCCGCCGCCATTTGTCATCATCGTTGTCCATCACCACTGGTTGCTGGCAAGCGGATGGGTGAGGTAGCGAGGTCCGGAGGCTCACCCAACCACTAGTGCCAGGctaggcttgcctagccaccggtgaggctcacctggttgggcgaggttgacctcgctagatccgggcgaggctgcTCACCCCGCCAAGGTTTGCCCGCCAAGGTTTGGCCAACGAGGCATGGCCTCGCCAAGGGTCGGtgatgctccggtgaggtcgccggccctcgtcggctaGTTGCTAGTCATCCCAAGGCTGATGACTAGCAAAccttgaaaaagaaagagaaataaaagaaataaaagaaaagaaaaagaaaaagtaataaaattattaaaaaattaaaagagaatgatttggattagaaattttcagAATGGTATCAAATCTGATTCTATTTCGAGAATGAAAATTTTAGACAGTTATCAAATGGTTTAAAATGGTTAAGAATTGTTattgagaacaaaataaaaaagaatcattttttattataaattattgctTGGAATGGAATGGTTACTAAACGTGCCTTGCTTCCCAAGAACCGATTCTCCATTCTACTTGAAAACCGGTCCACTTTTATATTATGAATAAAACCAAACACCATTTTACTATAAAAACATACGTTGGCCGGATAGTACAACTAATTTTTCCAATATTGAATTAGAAACCGAATCAATTCTAGATTTGCGAAACTGAGAACCGAATCAATTCTCTTTGGAGCCAACTTCGGTCTAAGCTGATTTGATCCGTATCCCAAATTGAACCGATCGTTGCACATCCTATTCATTTCCGTTCATTTCATGCCAGCCAAAGAGATACGAATATACCAACTTTTTGagaatcaaaatgaagaaatggtGCAACCGATATAGGGCCCTAGGATAACATATCCTAATATGGACATAGACATCGTGAGGTGACATCAATCCAAACCACAATATTTTTTGGTGACCAATCCGAACCATAAAGGTCACCCGTGAAAGgagtttacaaaaatattttctcagacATTGCGATATTGCATCGTGGATGAGTCAATGATTCTCAGAAGGCAATCTCGGCGAGCTACGTTGTGACATTGCCTCCTGCAGATTCTTGTCGTCCAAATTCTAAACCTgcattatctctctctctctctctctctctctcgtctcatTGGCTCTGTCCTTACCTCAGAAGCAGTCAGCGATCACATAACAGAGGCAAGATCCCAGAGAATGTCAGGACCTCAATGCTGCGAGAACCCTCCGACTCTCAACCCAGCCAGCGGCCAAGGCCATGTTGAGGAGCTGGGTGGCCTCAAAAGCTACGTCTCTGGTTCCTCCGACTCCAACCTCGCCATCGTCCTCGTCTCTGATGTGTTTGGTACTCGCCCAGCACTCCCTTTTATCGATAAAGTTTGTATTTTGGGTTCATAGTCGGTGGTTCTGGCTCTACATGTGATCTGTCTCAGTGATTAAGTTGCAAATTTGTCGTAGTCTCTTGGTCAACCTTGAAGTTCATAGTTTTTCTTGTAACATATAATATAAGCTATCCGACTCATGCTTGTGAAGTAAGAGGCTGTGTTTATGGAGTAGGCGGTTTCTTCGAAGTTCATTGATGGTTGATTCATGATGGCATGTGAGTTATCAATTGGAGGTCACTGAATAGGAGCATGAAGAAGGAAAACCTCTTTATATGGTTTCATTTCTGCCGTTTAATCTGTTTTTCCTCCTCTCAAAGCTAATCACATGATTTGGTTGGTCGGGTTGATTGTGCAGGATATGAAGCTCCAAACTTGAGGTATGGAGGATTCCCCTATAACTCTTTCTTGCTACTTGctagttgaatttttttttttaatatatttgtcACGACCTACCCTCCGGGAGGAAacgggtttaggggtattgcctaaaggacgggcctaaggcccatgattaggcgcgagctctcccaagcccataccccgtgACATTGTGATacattttaggaattttgcataaaaggagtcgccactagcctattggggtcggctagaaaccaagtgagacatgggagcgtgtctcacttcctacgcaaccagagaatttaggttcggggacttgattacactaattaaccaattagtgccctttcgatacctaatcttgttcgttttaacaaaatgatttttgccgggcaatttggattgattttatatttatccactaacatgtgaggtgatcatgcatgcgcgcaatcattaaagtaataatcataactaccaagatcctaattgcaataagattaaacacatgcaatcaaacataattaaatatgcaaattaaacatgcaacataattaatatacgagcacataaaagtctaattatgctaaaatggcaatacatggcaaaCCCCAATCaaatcccatcatttttggattttcgaaattttaatttttaatttttaattttttttaatttttttaatttttaatttttttaattaattttttttttttaatttttaaaatttttttaattttcgaaattgttttttttttaataataaaataattttgggacCGGGCCGGTCCAACCCGGCCTGGGTTCGGCCCGGTCAACGCTGATCGGGTCCGGTCTCCGACCAGGACCCAGTTGGTCCAACAGCCCAAGTGGACCCGAAGCTTGGGCCCAGCCCAAGAattcccctctcctctctctttttaaaagagACAGGCCCAAAAGCCCaatctaattttcttaaaataaaactcATAAGCCCAACTAAACCTATAAGCCCAGAAGTTCAAAAGCCTAAAACCAGCCCGTATTAttcgaaaccctacccgattggGATCCACGACCGACCCGGTTCGACCCGGTTTGCATCTTCTTCCCGAGGTTTTTCGCGGCCCGAGGGGGACGGGGGACGCCGGTGACTTAGCTGTGGCGGTGGCAACCAGCGGGGACGGCGACGGTGTAGCGGGTAGAGGCACAAGCAGGGGCGTGTCGGGTCACGGTTGAGGAGCGGCATCGGGCGGAGACGTCAGGTCGTCGCGGTTGCAACAGCGCGGAGCGACGGCTTCGGGCGTTGAGGCGGGGGCGCGTCGGTGGGGACGACGGCGGCTCGGACGCTCCTCGGATGGGCGGCACATGAGGCGGCGAGCAACCGGAGTCGCGAGTGTTCTGGCGGAACAGCAACGCGGCGTCCGGCAACGGAAGCGTGGGCCGTCGGGGGCTCGGCTCTGCGAGTCGCGGCGGAGAGCAGATGCGGAGCGGGACCAGCAGAGGCGGTATCGCGACCGGGCGCGGCGATGGTGAGGTTCGGTGGCTCGTTGCGCAGACGTTGAGTTGCGGGCGGTGGGTCGTTGCGGGCGGAGCGCGAGGCGCGCGTCGCTTCGAGGCGGTGATGGCGGATGCCCTGGCGCTTCGGTAGCCACGGCGCGAAGGATGGGCGTCGGGGGGAGGGCGGCGGCCGAGACGACGTCGGATTGAGGCGACGAGGCCTCCTCGCCCCTCGGCCGCCGTCCTCCTCTCCCCCTcgagctctctttctctctctctgtgtttttttgttcttccttcGTCTCTCTCCAGCTCCCCgttccctctcctcctccccgtTCTCGTGCCGGGTCCCCCTTTTCTTCCTCGCAAGTCTGCCCCCCTTTTTGTTGCTAGGTTTTGGCAAAGATGGAGACATAAAGCggcatgggccgggccaaggcgagATCCGGCCCGGCCCTTTCCatgtcttctttttcctttttctttgttgtttttgttgttcttttttgttttgttttttttttttttgtttttctttttaaacgactaattcctaattacgtagacaattaaatcctaatgggaaaatttaggtgtcaacagctgcccctctttgaatgggagctcgaagaggttcattttaaagataaaaaacacctaaattattttgacgATAGACCCAGGTGCATAGGCACGTATTAGGTTGATGGAAAGAACTCATAACTATGAAAGagcgtcttgtcaataagaggaagaaagactccgggctacaaagctctccgggctacaaaagctctccgggctacaaagctcaccatgtcataggaagaaggactccgggttacaaagctctccgggctacaaagctctctgTGTCATAGGAAGGAGGACTCCGGGCTataaagctctccgggctacaaaagctctccgggctacaaagttcaccgtgtcataagaagaaagactccgggctacaaagctcaccgtgtcacaggaagaaagactccgggctacaaagctctccgggctacaaaagctctccgggctacaaagctcaccgtgtcataggaaggaggactccgggctataaagctctccgggctacaaaagctctccgggctacaaagttcaccgtgtcataagaagaaagactccaggctacaaagctctccgggctgcaaaagctctccgggctacaaagctcaccgtgtcataggaagaaagactccgggctacaaagctcaccgtgtcataggaagaaagactccgggctacaaagctctctggGCTGCAAAAGCTcttcgggctacaaagctcaccgtgtcataagaagaaggactccgagctacaaagctctccgggctacaaaagctctccgggctacaaagctcaccgtgtcataggaagaaagactccggctacaaagctctccgggctgcaaaagctctccgggctacaaagctcaccatgtcataagaagaaggagaggaatgaGGTCTCACCATGTAACAATGGGTTTTGACCGGGTTGAAAACGCATGATTTGAGGAAAACCAATGAAGCTTTGTAGATAatatggtttaaggttgaccatgaaccttttgaaaaattgcaGTTTAGAAATAAactcatgaacattttaaaagcggggtttaaggatgacccacgaaccgtgtggtttaaggatgactcacgaaccttgtggtttaaggatagacccacaaaccgtgtggtttagacTGTAAAAAATGTCTCACaatgtaaaaacgggtttcgactagaTGTGATGGTCTCGCCGTGTAAAAATTGGTTTTGACTTGATGTGATGGTTTCACCGTATAAAAACGGGttttgatttgatatgataGTTTTTGACTGGATATAATAGTCTTAtcatgtacaaacgggtttcgaccgaaATGAAGGTCTCATCGTGTACAAATGGGTTTCAATTGGAGGAATGtatcaccgtgtacaaacgggtttcgaccggatgatagtctcaccgtgtacaaacgggtttcgactagaGGAAGGTCTCGCCGTGTAGAAACTAGTTTTAACTTGATGTGATGGTTTCACCGTGTAAAAACtggtttcgaccggatgatagtctcaccgtgtaaaaacgggtttcgactgggaggaaagtctcaccgtgtacaaacgggtttcgaccggatgatagtctcaccgtgtaaaaacgggtttcgaccggatgatagtctcaacgtgtacaaacgggtttcgactgaaAGGAATGTCTCATCGTGTATAAACGGGTTTCGACCATGTGGTTTAGAAAAAAGCCACCAATcccatggtttaaggataaacccacaaaccttgtggtttaaggatagacccacgaaccgtgtggtttaaggatagacccaccaaccgtgtggtttaggaaaagccacaaaccccgtggtttaaggatagacccacgaaccgtgtggtttaaggatagacccaccaaccgtgtggtttaaggatagacccacgaatcgtgtggtttaaggatagacccacgaatcgtgtggtttaaggatagacccaccaaccctgtggtttaggaaagccaccaaccctgtggtttaaggatagacccaccaaccgtgtggtttaaggatagacccacgaatcgtgtggtttaaggatagacccaccaaccctgtggtttaggaaagccaccaaccctgtggtttaaggataaacccaccaaccgtgtggtttaaggatagacccacgaaccgtgtggtttaaggatagatccaccaaccgtgtggtttaaggatagacccaccaaccgtgtggtttaaggatagacccacgaaccgttggaaatggcatggtttaaggttaaccatgaacctttggagatggcaaggtttaaggttgaccatgaacctttgattTTTAGGAAGCACACCGCTAATCCCTTGAAAGctgcatggcttcactaagGAATCCTGTGAAACTCAACTTgggcaaatgtcattagggacgtcgtattagaaatattgcagcattaattgaacaagctaatcaagctaagtctgactgctttggaaaaacattttatttcaatcagcatcatgtggcacaaaattgtcatcttgttCGAGAATGCATcgttaatcatcaaattctctatgaATCAAGTTCTTACCAGAATGATTTCTATTCGTGAAAagactcattaagcatgccaaagcTGGAGCTTCTTAGTCGAAAGGGCTTCTCACAtactctcgataaaatggctactcgatcccatccattcacgtgggaagtaactgattgctgAAAGTATCTCACGTAGCCTATGTCGAAGGCTTTCtgaaacattcgcaatgagtACAATCtaatcgatcaaaaaggtcttttgaaaggaccgcaatataggctttgttagggcttacacaaagtaatgattgctttgaggccaataaaggaacatttgctGCTATCTTCATTGGGTTTACGAGTCGAGAACTGGAAGAtgagacaagatagaattatttccactccttcaaagtagcttctttgtggtattctcggtttcactcaaatcatcccaatcGAAGAGGCTTTGGAAAAGGGTtataatgttggctcgggaaaggcttaaaaggcttaaaattttcaagagggtctttaagagtcggtgatcatcatggcatcgtgaccggGTCACTTGACtttcgaaagcatttggctCTTGAAACACAGCACATCTCGAGAGTTCATTCATGATCATTTCGcatgagagctttgctcttttctctaatttcctttgtcttttgcgatgatgatttttttttttcaccagcacttggattttgataatttttcttttacataaGATAAaaccttttggctcttttttcttgacgggcattggccttgcttttaccaggcacactgcttttttcatgccccctaatttgtcaaactttttgctttttgaacttttgtagctcttatgactttcgagatgctttccacatttccttgtgattgtcaattatatttggtcaattcttatgccttgccccagtgaagggagatgatcatcGCTCGggattcagaaatgaataatcaggcccaaattggttaaaacaatggatatcagtgtttgggtagagaaggaaatgctcttcttcactttaggatgagtcaagctctaatgagaattccttcgaagctatcaccagaagattaatgcaagtgaaagtaatagaatctttcttaatctttcgttctacaacatgatcataacctcctatgctgccccaatgtagggttgttcttgacaatgGTACTTTgaagtatcattttttttttttggcccaaagTGATAACATgagattagtgcaatgcttgggattgatgaagggaatgcctttatcatttcggtCTTTGTGCTCAATGTGAATGAATCGTCGTCCCTAAGAGAAGGTCGATTTTCACCCAACTCTCGAAAGTGTCCGGAGGATGTGTCTCGGAaatgggcttgcctttcttcatcctaagtacttcttgtttggcatggttaacctTTCACTCTTTTGCCCAAATAAGGTCATTTTTACGAGCCGTTTTCTTGAGGGCCGCAGACGTGAAGCGTGCATAGTGACATCAAAGAATGGGTCATGCGaatcatgtcatgcatttttgtttttgtccttattctttttgtttgttggttTTGCCCCCCTTTTATCGTCTCAACTTACCTCTCAAAAGAGACATTCAACCTGTTGTGCGAAGACTTGATGAATTCTTGAGTTGGTTCTTTCCCCTGCCATTTCCTCGTTAGACGGTAGGATGcctgaaacacaaatagatatgcGTGTATGCAACATATGCATGATGCCTACAATGCTATGCATGATACTATGCGACTTGAATTGTGCATGAAGTGGCCCTTCggccttgatttcattcatggaaaatacttcTTGACTGCATCAGCGTTTACAGTGTCTAGGCAATTCACCgccatccatttcaactaaaatcatggCACCACCAGGAAGAATCTTCTTAATGACATACGGTCCTTCGTAGTTCGTGGTGAATTTGCCACGAGGATCTGGTATGATCGGAAGCACCTTCCTCAACACTAGGTTGTTGACTTGAAGTGTGCAGGAC
This region of Eucalyptus grandis isolate ANBG69807.140 chromosome 8, ASM1654582v1, whole genome shotgun sequence genomic DNA includes:
- the LOC104414915 gene encoding endo-1,3;1,4-beta-D-glucanase, giving the protein MSSSQCFENPPDLSSTCGVGRVEELAGLKTYVTGPSDSKRAVILIADVFGYEAPKLRKLADKVASAGFLVVVPDFLYGDPIDLSNPNFDRGAWKKIHSTDKGYEDVKPVISALRSKGMSAIGAAGFCWGGKVLVKLAGIEDIQAAVILHPGHMTEDEIQAVKIPTAILGAEIDHASPPEELKKFGEIMSAKTEFESYVKIFPSVSHGWSVRYDDNNDFAVKSAEEAQKDMLNWFLKHVK